A region of the Stigmatopora nigra isolate UIUO_SnigA chromosome 10, RoL_Snig_1.1, whole genome shotgun sequence genome:
TGACCATCATGCCATAGTCAAAACtttataaagaaataaaaatggtaaaaaacatgcaaagttaattgtaaatttaaagaaataaagtgtTGAGGAATAAATTATAAAGCACAAAATGGTACTGTGGAGACATTGATGTGTCAAAGTCATTGTTTTTGGGTTTAATGATAGATTATTGGATTTTTATTGGTTAAAAACTGTTCACCTTGGCATTGGGACCGGCGAGGGCGCCATCCCGGCCGTGATCCAGTAGTTCCTGTTCCAGCAGGTCGTCTTGTTCTTCGGCTGGGTCAAAGTTGTACATGGGCATGAGTTGGTGCCTTAGTTTCTCCAAACTAAcaaaacaccccccaaaaaactattaaatatggaatatgcaaagaaaaaaaatactttggatAAGACATACCGCTTCCTTTTCCGAACGTACAGCATCTAGGAAGGagtaaaatatatgttttaatgGGAATTGTCTGCATACTTGAAAGCtgtggtggaatacattaaagtctatgccttggttattgcacaagaaggtttaaatctagtgtaatgtaagattaaagcttatttttaagtgtgtgtatagtaatctaaattcaatttaaagatttttatgTTACGAGCCGTTAAGTCTCTTGTCTGTACTGagtaataatgtcacattttagtattgaatatCATAAACACTAGATagatatttgttactttgtgagtaggtgatgaattagaaccaattaaaatatgtttttcttttgttatattttgttttttggtgttttttttagaggctgagaacaaattaatttggatttatagttaatttctatgggaaaatttgatttgagatacgagtaaattgagatacgagtaaattgagatacgagtagattGAGATGCAAGTacattgagatacgagtacattgagatatgagaaaattgagatacgagtaaattcaGAAACGAGTAaattgagatacaagtaaattgagatacaagtaaattgataTACCAGCTCAGTCCCGAACACATTCAACTCTTATCTCAAAGTATTTGATTTACCATATCGGTTGGAGTGTAATgctaattctaaaaaaaatgaaatatcttACTAAAGCGAGCGCCAGGCCCAGAACAGTGATAACGCCAAAAGGCAAGAGCACCATTCCCATCCCGGATCCCTCCATCATCCCCTCCGAAAAAGCGGTAGTGTTGTAGAAGCTGCTTTCATTGGCCGGGATGCTAACAGTCGTAAGTGTCGTCCTCGATGTGGCATTGTCCTTTATTGTGCTTGTGGAGGCCAGCAGAGGAACGACGGAGGTGGTAGTGATGGTGGTGTTTAGGAGCGGTAAAGTTGACATTGTTTTGGTATCGGGCAGGGCCATGGTCAGCTCTTCTTTCAAGAGGACGTTTTGAAAACGGATTTATATTGTTTGCCTTGACTCATTGCTCATGTCGTTGTCTTCAGAGGAGAACTGAAGATGTCCCGGTCTTGTGATCTTGAAGACAAGTTGGAACACAACAAACAATTCAATTGGATGTACTGAGTAAGCATGACCTTGATTTTGACACATTAATACTGTATttcctcgcatataagtcgcgtcTGTGtctaagccgtacccttaaaattgccttaaaatggttgaattttacaatttctctcatataagccgccccctgattcacaatttttatttccatattcaatgttttaatatggagtacaaatgtgttactttgaagggaaaatcttgagaaaaatcatcacatttggtatttctgagatacagtatacattgatttttggataccacattccaaaatggtGTTGCCAGCACATAGACATGTTCATAAAGGAAGTcaggtgaccagtacaaccaggaagtgtgtctgtagTGGTCTAGCTTTCAACAAGtgtctgggtgcaataatagtaTGAGGTTCACATTACGCAGGTAACAAGGCttgttattttaatgaataCCGCAAGACTTTAACAACTATTGGAAGTACTACACACTTCCTATAGttgcggtctagtttgtcataccaagctaagatggcggcgccctgagctCACAATGGCAGGCACATGTGAgtaagttttttcacgttttatgcaagatacatcttgaatttcattcattgacgtcaaaacaacttttcttaagcgttttatctgtttatcttttctctattttgaaacaaatgaccATATCAACCGCATTATCTTGCATtacggcatttttttttgcagtttcctACATTTCAAGTCTAagttatgcgcatataagccgtacccttgatccactcatcattttttagcaacaaatacgacttatatgcaagaaaatacggtaaatatattGTAATGTCAATGAGGATGTGGTTTTTTAGTGTCAAACTCAGGATGTGGGAAGCATCAAAATGAAACTCTGATGCAAATCTTGACAATACGCAACGCCCAAACTGTAACTGTAGaggaaatgtgctttttaaagcTACCTCAAAAACGCCAAACTGACAAGCCGCCTCCCACAACTAAGCTCTATTAATACCTACCGCCTCCAAGTCTTGACATACAATCCCACTTACTTTTAACCACCATTACATAGCATAACATGATTTTTCCTTAaccaatcaatgtattttatccCTTTTAGTCATCAATATCCATGCAAAACAAATCGACCAATCAAAAACAATCGTTTGTGAGCATGCAATGTCCTGCTGTCAAAGGtcatgaccttttttttagccaaatgcGTACATACCTGGAGTGTAAGACATGCTTGAGTTGTCATTGGAGAGAGCCGACATTTCTTTCAATGTCTGCCCCTCCTCCCATTAGCAACGCGACTCCCATGGCGTCTGTTTACAATGAAAAGCAGACATTTTATTGTAGGATTCAAACCGTTAGCCGTTGTGGAAATCCCTTGGTTGTTTGCCCGATGGATAAATTGACGTTTTGAATGTATTCTTTTAGTTGATACTGATTCTTTGGAAGGACAAAAGAGGCTGTTGGAAGGAAGGATGAATCGATGGAAGCGGGGAAGAATAGGCCCCGCCTACTGTGGAAAGCCGATTGGGCGAAATGGGAGAAACTCAGAGGAGGGATTGGATGGATTGGTCGCACGTCAGGCTTTGCggggatgaggatgaggatgggATTTAACGATTCGCCGCACAAGATGTTGACGGGCCGGTGAGTGACTGCATCCGGGTGGTAAATTTAACCCCTTAGTTGCCTGTTTTCCAACTTATTTTCTTATgtatagtggtaccttgacatacgagtgccctgacatatgagtaatttgagatatgagtaaatttttgaggatttttttttatttcaaacaaaatgagaattaagtttagtgtaaggttcgagagccatatgtggctctttccatggatcTATACGGCTCTTATTTTctcatgtacagtggtaccttgacatacgaatgccccgacatacgagtaatttgagatatgagtcaaattttgaggattttttttaaacaaaattagaatttagtttaaggttagatcaggggtagggaacctatgcctcgagagccatatgtggctctttccatggatcTATATGGCTCTTATTTTCTTATGTACAGTGgcaccttgacataagagtgccctgacatacgagtaatttgagatatgagtaaaaatttgaggattttttttatttgaaacaaaattagaattaagtttagtgtaaagttagatcaagggtagggaacctatggctcgagagccatatgtggctctttccatggatctatattttctatctttttttaaacaggtcAGAGGTCATTATTGCAATATTTCTTGCTTAGGGAAATAATGTTGAATAAAATTGAATGCATAGTTGGTAAAATAGTGTCATCTAGTGATCAATCTAAAGACTTGCAGCTATCACAGATGCATAACACAGTAATAATTGACTAACATGTATTCTtatagagaaaatattttctgaCCTTGTGTTGCATGTTTACTTCAGTTGTCATGTTTACTTTTTggaatggatttgaacccaggaccccatagctgtgagCCCAAAGCGCTAACGACCCgaaaatatacatattcatgttaTGAACAATCATGAATGATGACTTTACAATGAATCTGTCCAGGTTTCTTTGCAAATTGGCCTTCAAAGGCACATGCATGTCACCCAAATATGACATATCCACAAAATCAGTGATCTCGATGACCTTATAAGCTGGAAGATGACATAACTGACCAATTGACCGTTTTCATGGCAAGAATGCTATAGTATAGAATGAGCAGGCACATTGTAGAAATTGTCCTTCTACAACAGTTGCCTCTTTGTGCAGAAACAAGACCTTTGAGGATcttgcccaaaaaaatgaagggaaaGCTTGTAATCTAGATTGAGTCATTAttacttttaatttgatttatgaaaagtacattatagtagtattttttggaGCGACCAGTGGAGGCTGACTGCTTTACTTGCTGCAGCGTGGGGTTTCCCAGCGATAACTGCAGGGTCACCGCGCCCATCTCGACGTTTGATGGCCGGACGAGAGTGCTTCTTCATCGGCATAGGGCAAAAGTCAGAGTCGGTCTAATGGCAGTTTGATGTGGCAGTGCAATAGTCTGATCGAACTTTGAATCTTCGCCTTTATTCGGTCTGCCTTTGTTCTGTACGAAGCTTGTGGGTGTGATCCCCCAcaccacccccctcccccctttttctccctcctccctcccctCATCTCCGGTTGGTCGACTGTTGGGCTCGCTTCTTCCTCGGCAAAAAGCGACGCTAGCTGGGGCTGGCTAGTTCTTGAGCTAGCGGTGGTGGGGGCTCTTCGCTGATTTTCGTGGGCTCGTCTCGTATCCCGGTCAatgccaaaaaaacacattggctCAGGTAAGGTGAATTATAGTGATATTATTACTATTCGATTTGATATCCCCCATTTTTCATCTGGCGTTGGGTTGGGTATTGCGGCCGAATTTAGCTTGTTCGGGGGTGGGGTAGAATTAGCTTTAGCATCTTAGCCATTCAAGTCAGCTGCGGTTTCATAATAAGCTTCTAAAAAAGTAGACATCCACGCCAATATGGCTGTGGAATCGACGAAAACAAGCGCAAAGTAATCAATATTTAATGGATTTGAGGTATTACATTTTTAAGTGGATCAGCCATGGCTTGCTGTCACTTACGGCCGAACTAAGGGCTCTACTCTTCGGCCTCCCCCCGGCCACAGCCCCCTTATTAACTATACCGGAATAATCCAATctaaaatgagtaaaatatacTTAAcacttttaattatttaaaaccGATGCTTTCTGTTTGCTaatgcagtcattttttttgtttttttatttttctgtgcgtgcgcgcgcgtgactaaatacagaaaatatgTACATAGTTGGTGACGATGAGCTGGTTAGTAGAAATATTAGTGTTTTTCTTTAGTTAAATCTTAGGGGATTGATGATTAGGAgtaagtaaatgaataaattgggACATCGTTCGAAGCGTAATGAATGTGAATTGCGGCGTTAACACCCTTTTCGTGTTCGAAGTTAAGATCTCTCGACCGCAGTTTAATGCTTTTAAACTTGAATGAGTTCAGGATTGTTcttataacaaaataaaacaaaaatatatgtataaagagGATGATTAAGTGTTTGTGTACTCTGtttggttacaaaaaaaaaggcaaaggcaGGGCCATATTCGCCGCCCCTGCCGGATCGACCGACCGACCTTGCACATTTCCCGAAGAGATCCGCAAATAAGCTCCTTGACTGCCGTAATCGAATCAAATGGACGCCTTGCGTTTTAACGAGATTGTACAGTGTGCAAGTAAGTGGATTTGTACGAGGCCAGTAGCTTCGgtagaccattttttttaaagaagcgtCTCCTCCCTTCATGAGCTGTTAAAGGCAAGTCATTATTGCGGAAGGACGGGAAGtggttcttgtctttttttgcgtAATAACGTATAATTTTGAGCGAATATGAAGTTGGTAGAAGAAAATAGAATTGTATAGTTGAGTTGAATTGTAATGATGACAGTTTGTAGCTTGCAGTTGTGCCCTGCTTTGCAGGCCTCCCCACTTGAAAGGAGctacatgctaagctaactagcGGGCAGACAGTCAAGATGGCGTTGAGCTGCATCTTCTCTGATAGCACACACACTCTTACAACATTTCAACGGTTTGTCCTGTGAACAATATAGCCCCAAGctggtcttttttttactgctttggGTTTGCTAATACCTCGTTTAATCCTCGTAATTTTTGAATAGACTGCTATCCTGCAGGTATGAAAATACAATGCAAACAATCCTAGTTGTAGGCACAATCACTGTGGTTCAAATTGTCTGTTCGGTTAACTGGAAGGGAATAAAAAGCGTATTTTGGGGTTTAGTTAGTAGTAAATTAATGTAATTATTCagataaaattgattttttgctTCTATTAGCTCAATTATGGGGAGAGACGTTAAAAAAGACAGGTTTTAACGCTCTATTAGGGACCCACATTGGTAGTCTATGATATTTTACAGAAACTATTCAAGTGGAAAAccatgttagcatgttagcaacaATTTAATCAATCAATATTTGTCTTTGCATGCTGATAAAAGTGCTTGCCATTGATGACCAATGTCCAAATTATTTAAACCGGGCCGTGATTGCTACTTTTTTAACGCTAATGacttcaaataataataatcggctAATAAAAATAGTGTGATGACTAGATAATCTGTGATTAAATCCAGGCAATTGTCATAAGAAGgtcatgtgtaaaaaaaaagagattaaacccatcccttttatgaatgagtgaaaaaaaagcatattttcatTGCCCTACTTGGCTTCACCAGCTGTGTGTATTAGTGGACGGAGATAGGATTACACACTCATTGACTGAGGATTTCAGCGCTTTGAGATTAAGGATTTTGTGGGCCTGATATTACTGGTTATGATCCTTTTAGTTGGATCCAGGTTCACCTCATGTGAATATGGTCATTGTTTGACACTCACATTCCACTTAGTCAGGGAGAAGACATTTTAAGGGGAGAGATGTTGCAGAACCAATGAACCAAGCTAGTTCTAAACTTTAAAGGCTGTTTACCAGCGCTCATTGTTTATCAGCCAGCTAGTCAGCTGACCCTGATCAGGCGCTTGCTTGGGAAAGGAGAAGTGATGAAGGAGAGGAAGTGTAAGCATCCACAGAGGTCAATGgggaaataatatatttatgtacTTAGTACTGTGTGAAAAATAGCAGGTCGTcacgtatttttttaatgtaaaggaGGATTTTTACAACTCAAAGTCTATGAAAACTTGGGTAACTATGGTGCGTTGGGCAAGATAAATATAGACAGATTTTTGTCTTAAAGTGACGACGTCAAAATATAATTGGAGCTCAAACTGCTTAGATTTTTTAGAGATTTAAATGTTGTTATCCCATTGGATAAGATTGTTTTGACTTTGTGACTAAATTCTTTGTATTCTGACTTTGTTACTAAAATTAAAACTTTGAAATGGTGTCATCAGTATTTTCCTTGAAATTTAACTGCTTTGGATTAAATGATAGAAAGTTTGGTTACATCGTAAAGTAGATATAGTAGTAGCATTTAGCGCAATACTTTGTGTATCCAAATAGGTTAGCAATTTGCTAGCATTGAGAGTTAGTATTGCTTTACAAAGATGTCACTGTTCAAAACAAGAAATTGTACTAAAATTCCAGGAAAATTGTTATAATGTTAATTGATGGTGCAGAAAACAAACATTCTTtgaaaatagctttgtttttctttttaatagttGTATACTTAAGCGTCTTATATTGGTTTTCTGACCCGtgtaaaaataattgttgtatTGCCATTTTGGGAGATAATTGTTATTGAAAATTggccaaatatttatttatattgaagCAAATATAGTTTTTCAATGTGATCAAAGTATTCTGTCATCAGCATAGTGTATGTTAAGCTCATTCCATGAAATGGTTATTATAAGATAATGATTGGGAGAGGATAAGTGTTGGACAAAGGTCGACCAATCAGGGACTTGGTTCAGAGGAGGGCACTATTTAATGTTCGGAAATGTCCGGGAACACTCAGTAACTCTAAAGGTAAGATGACTGGATTGTTATTGTTGGTGAATTgcattttgggtatttttttggtggcgtagaatgtatttttttagctacaTTTCAAAACACCGCCAACTGTTTTGCATTGGTATTGCATAGAAGAAACTTAGATTGCATTATGGTTAGTATAGATCATTGGATGTACactttttgatcaaaaattgCTAAAGTTCGACCATTTTAAAACTTGTTTTCATCTTATGTCCGACATTATAGGAAAGAGACTAATAGCATTTTAAAACGCTTAAATGTCATCTGCCTCCTAATGTACTTTGAATAATTAATGCCATCGATCCAAGCTTGTGAAATGTTGCTCGCAGCCATGTTGTCGCCATATGTTATGCTACTTCGGTAAAGACATGTTTTTATCCTTATGACCGTATTTTTTCATGTTAAGAGCTCATAGTAgactttttaaaggattttatgTTGAGGTTAAAATATACAATGAAAGTAGAACCGGGTTTTCTTGTCCTCCCTACTGATATAAATGGGTTATTGATTACTCGGCGAACATTGGGAGGATCCCTAGGATTGAGGTCAGATGGATGACGCCTACTTTTCTCTATCAGTGGAACATCATGTCTCAACATAAGATTTGTCCGGCTCGAATGTCGGGATTATACCGTGACATTGAGACGGGAATGTTGTTAGGTTCTATTAAGAACTGGACTTTTTGTCCTTGGATCGGAAACtagcctgcaaaaaaaaaaggttgcctCTGATTTTTAGGAATTTACGACTCACTTTGCTTGACCATGTTTAGGACCTTAAAAGGTTTTATGTTAaaccattttttgggttttttttttgtagagcaTCAAGTGCCCCAATAGCTGGAGAACTGTAAcccaaaaagaggaagaaaatgagTGAACTGGACCAGTTACGCCAAGAGGCAGAGCAGCTCAAAAATCAGATCAGAGtaagttttttatatattttcattgtgtattgaaaataaaatggacatAGACTCAAtaagtctgtttttttccatataggaTGCCAGGAAAGCATGTGCAGATGCCACTCTATCACAGGTAAACCCCCACATAACCACATAATAtctttttaactttaatttCGATACCAGGGTGTATGCTCATATTGATCTAATTCATTAGTATGCGTGTATATGCCTTTAAGGAAGATGATAAACAATTGGACGGCCTCTGACGCATTCAGCAGCGCCCGACATTGACTGATCAATTTTCCTAAATATCCTCACTAGATTGCGTGTTGCTGCATAGTTCAAATCAAAACCATATTATTGATGAGTTAGATTGACAAATTAAACTGGATACATGGAATAAATAGGGGGAGGcatcaaaataaatagaaatacatgATATTACAGATAGGTGGGATTGGATGGAAGCAATTTTCCCTCTAAAcggtgcacaattgcgcactactcgtcttctctgcgcagtagcaatcatttggcgtgcagtaaataaaatccaaacttttaaaaatatttttttacccctttccccatgatggcgctgtttatgcCTCAGCCagttgcagtagctctgtccactcttatgtttttttgtgttttacagcatgttttacatgaaaaattagagggaacattggatgGAAGGCATTTGGATCTTTTGAAAATATCCCAAGTTTAGCCATTTTGAACACTATGAATCGCatcatgttttttcattttattttttttcagatcacGGCTAATATTGACCCCGTCGGGCGAATTCAAATGCGTACAAGACGAACACTGCGGGGTCATCTGGCCAAAATCTATGCCATGCACTGGGGAACAGATTCCAGGTAAACACAGTATAGATACTATTGCAGTACATATAAAAACTAAACTGTCAAAAgtgagttataaaaaaaaaaacgtgctaaaatgtttgtttgtttttcttcaggctCTTGGTCAGTGCTTCTCAGGAtggaaaactaattatttgggACAGTTATACTACAAATAAGGTCAGTCACGTCAAATTCCAACCAATACCGCAAACATTTTAGGCTCAAAAGTGTATCACATGTTGTCTTGAGTTAATCTGACTCATCTGTTGTTGTCGTCATATACCCATCGTAGGTCCATGCCATTCCACTTCGTTCTTCCTGGGTTATGACGTGCGCCTACGCACCTTCAGGAAATTACGTGGCCTGTGGCGGTTTAGAcaacatttgctccatttacaaCCTGAAAACCCGCGAGGGCAACGTACGTGTGAGCCGTGAGCTCGCTGGACATACAGGTATTGCTTTGGGTTTTCTTAAAGGACCAACATTTTGCTTAGAATGgtcaaactatggcccgcgggccacatacgggcctgttaggctttttaatccggcccgccaacgttgtccatatttagaaaaaatatttccccaagatggcgccgtcatgccagtggcagtagctctgctcactcttatttgtttttcgtgttttacagcccttctatcttttttaaattacattttaatatttcctaatacattcctttttactttgtactttatactttaatgatgagtgatgagtaagttaatactttagtccttttttctgtttatgtttcatatgtactgttaacagatgcacttttttatttgtatcgtatcttctgctgaccccgcccatctgtcaaatttttaaagtcaaaaaagtttgcccaaccctggttTAGCCTGTCTTATAACCGACGTGTTAAGTGGtgctatattttttgttaacaaCAGTCAAGACAAGTGTTTATGTAGAacaagcaaatatttatatgACTAACCTGACACGTGCCTCCATTTAAGGATACCTCTCCTGCTGTCGTTTTCTTGACGACAACCAGATTGTTACCAGCTCGGGAGACACCACCtggtaagagaaaaaaagtgttttgttcTAAGCTTGACTTCCAAACACATACTGACCGGCTTTTAAACTAAAACAATACGTTTTTGCTATGTGACAGTGCACTTTGGGACATTGAGACCGGCCAGCAGACGACCACATTCGCCGGGCACACGGGGGATGTCATGAGCCTCTCTCTGGCCCCGGAGTCACGGTTATTTGTCTCCGGTGCTTGCGACGCTTCGGCTAAACTCTGGGATGTGCGAGAGGGCATGTGTAGACAGACCTTCACTGGACATGAGTCTGACATCAATGCCATCTGTGTaagttcattttttggggggttttgggCGAGTAAATTGAAAGGCTGgcaaacaatgttccctctaggCTGCGCAAATGCGcgctactctcgtcttctctgcgcagcagcaatcatatggcgtgcagtaaataaaatcccaactttttaattgtattttttttaaatgtttttttttattattattttttattatatatatttgtttatatttttttttatttatatattttttaagtttttattattattatttatttaattttttatatatatattttttaatttttattattattattatttcttttatttttatatatattttttataccccattccccatgatggcgccgtttacgtggcagtagttctgtccacttatggtttttttgtgttttactgcatgttttacattaaaaaattagagggaacattgctagCAACAATTTGAAATACTCTGTAAAATTATTGGCACTATAACAGTCATCTTTGCGTCAAATAGTATTGCAataaacagtttattttttaaagtgacagaGATCAAAATAAGATCAAGAGCTTGGTGACATGCTAATGTTTTTTGTTCTACTTTATGGTGGCAGTTCTTCCCCAATGGCAATGCCTTTGCCACTGGCTCGGATGACGCCACCTGCAGGCTGTTTGACCTGCGTGCCGATCAGGAATTGATGATCTACTCTCACGACAACATCATCTGCGGCATCACCTCGGTGGCGTTCTCCAAGAGTGGACGTCTCCTCTTGGCTGGATATGACGATTTCAACTGCAATGTGTGGGACACACTAAAGGCCGACCGTGCCGGTGAGATTGGtcgcccaaaaaaaacctctttCCATCTTCTAATACAACCTTTTGtaacgaagagagccataaacaattcatattttataatgttattcaTTCAGAGCCATTTAAAAGTGTAAATACCTATAAATGCGTGcctgtgtttttagtcatttcaccacaaaaactacttttcacattcttatgcagttacTAATAAATAAGAGTATGCAATCCAGAAGAGactaatttaaagaaaattacgATTAAAGCAGTAtttggtttccatattttagttcaCAGGTTACCGGAAAGCCAGatccacccatcaaaagagccacatgtggctcccgagccataggttccctactctCGTTCTAATAGCTTGATTATATGCTTTGTTTATTTGGATCGGTGGGTCGGTAGGTACCCCGGAGACTTAATTTTTCCATACGTGCCTTTTTAATTTTCCCTCGATGTCCCTTgactattttgttttgtttacctttCCAGGTGTGTTGGCTGGCCATGACAACCGTGTGAGCTGCCTGGGTGTGACTGATGACGGCATGGCTGTTGCTACAGGATCCTGGGACAGCTTCCTGAAGATCTGGAATTGAAGCCTGAAGGTTATTATCTTTTCCTTCATTCGCTGAAACCAAAAGTGGATCATGATGACAAAATGGTTAGCCGCAACATCTTAATTGCTATGTTGtcaaacaatcattttttttttttacaataagatGCTTGTGTGGTAGGTGTAATGACTTCTTTTCAAAAGGTTGGCAAGCAGATTATAATTATGGTGcttaccaaaataaaatattg
Encoded here:
- the c10h3orf18 gene encoding uncharacterized protein C3orf18 homolog isoform X2, whose amino-acid sequence is MALPDTKTMSTLPLLNTTITTTSVVPLLASTSTIKDNATSRTTLTTVSIPANESSFYNTTAFSEGMMEGSGMGMVLLPFGVITVLGLALALMLYVRKRKRLEKLRHQLMPMYNFDPAEEQDDLLEQELLDHGRDGALAGPNAKF
- the c10h3orf18 gene encoding uncharacterized protein C3orf18 homolog isoform X1, coding for MALPDTKTMSTLPLLNTTITTTSVVPLLASTSTIKDNATSRTTLTTVSIPANESSFYNTTAFSEGMMEGSGMGMVLLPFGVITVLGLALALMLYVRKRKRLEKLRHQLMPMYNFDPAEEQDDLLEQELLDHGRDGALAGPNAKTLRTSQGTTQRPSRLVFTDVAKALNA
- the gnb1b gene encoding guanine nucleotide binding protein (G protein), beta polypeptide 1b; the encoded protein is MSELDQLRQEAEQLKNQIRDARKACADATLSQITANIDPVGRIQMRTRRTLRGHLAKIYAMHWGTDSRLLVSASQDGKLIIWDSYTTNKVHAIPLRSSWVMTCAYAPSGNYVACGGLDNICSIYNLKTREGNVRVSRELAGHTGYLSCCRFLDDNQIVTSSGDTTCALWDIETGQQTTTFAGHTGDVMSLSLAPESRLFVSGACDASAKLWDVREGMCRQTFTGHESDINAICFFPNGNAFATGSDDATCRLFDLRADQELMIYSHDNIICGITSVAFSKSGRLLLAGYDDFNCNVWDTLKADRAGVLAGHDNRVSCLGVTDDGMAVATGSWDSFLKIWN